From one Acidibrevibacterium fodinaquatile genomic stretch:
- a CDS encoding class II glutamine amidotransferase: MCELLGIAASVPISARFSLRRLARHGRGAGAPIDGWGVVFHDGTDARCYREPEPAGKSAWLRFLERHQPPARIVISHIRLATAGTVALRNTHPFVRELGGRMHSFAHNGRLPGIETLAGGETSCFHPVGESDSERAFCLLLDRLAALWRGAVPSAAARLAVIQRFASDLRALGPANFLYSDGDYLFAHAHRRHQRSGRIEPPGLWHLACPCADAGMAVREAGVALVAGATPAPVDVFASVPLSPAPWRPLAEGDVVMVPAEAPANVSISGQPG, encoded by the coding sequence ATGTGTGAGTTGCTCGGCATCGCTGCCTCGGTTCCGATCAGCGCCCGCTTCTCGCTGCGGCGGCTGGCGCGGCATGGCCGGGGGGCGGGCGCGCCGATCGATGGCTGGGGCGTCGTTTTTCATGACGGCACCGATGCGCGTTGCTATCGCGAGCCAGAGCCCGCCGGGAAAAGCGCTTGGCTCCGCTTTCTCGAACGCCATCAGCCGCCGGCGCGCATCGTGATTTCCCATATCCGGCTGGCAACCGCCGGGACGGTTGCGCTGCGGAACACCCATCCTTTCGTGCGCGAACTCGGCGGGCGCATGCATAGTTTTGCCCATAACGGCCGTCTGCCCGGGATCGAGACGCTCGCCGGCGGCGAGACGAGCTGTTTCCATCCCGTGGGAGAGTCAGATTCCGAGCGCGCGTTTTGCCTTCTCCTTGACCGGCTTGCGGCGTTATGGCGCGGCGCGGTGCCGTCTGCCGCGGCGCGGCTTGCGGTGATCCAGCGTTTCGCGTCTGATCTCCGCGCGTTGGGGCCGGCCAATTTCCTCTATTCCGACGGCGACTATCTCTTCGCGCACGCGCATCGCCGGCATCAGCGGAGCGGGCGGATCGAGCCGCCGGGCCTCTGGCATCTCGCCTGCCCCTGTGCTGATGCCGGAATGGCGGTGCGCGAGGCCGGCGTCGCCCTGGTCGCGGGCGCGACGCCAGCACCCGTCGATGTCTTTGCGAGTGTGCCGCTCTCGCCCGCGCCCTGGCGCCCGCTCGCCGAAGGCGACGTGGTGATGGTGCCGGCCGAGGCGCCGGCCAACGTCTCGATCAGCGGGCAGCCCGGCTGA
- a CDS encoding dihydrolipoyl dehydrogenase, with amino-acid sequence MEKAASIDVMVLGAGGGGYPAAFRLAGAGRAVVMVDPFGNLGGDCLAEGCVPSKAVREAALVRTWPAKYPLFGLRGETPEVDWRGVLAHKDRVQSLRYAQHREEIAASTLTLLKGSGRIVDDHTVEVTTEGGDILRYHAQHLIIATGSRPHRLPIPGAELAVTSHDIFRLGADLPFPRRLVAIGGGYIGLETASMLQNLGAEVTVLEATEAILPGVDPALAGYLHRALARRLTLVTGAKVTAIAQGANGGLQVRYESAGEMRDLAADCVLMATGREPVVPEGIAALGLPAGRIGVDDRLRTALAHVYAPGDVNGRSMLFHSAVCQSVIVAEAILSEGQAPARMNFASVPFTVFTEPEVAWVGVTEAQAARQGIAVVTSTYDFRTDSRAQIFDEREGFLTLVFAKRTGSLIGAQVAGLDAAHVIAPLALAVHTGTTASTLSVMAFPHPMVTEGINKAARAVRL; translated from the coding sequence ATGGAAAAAGCCGCAAGCATTGACGTCATGGTGCTCGGCGCTGGCGGCGGCGGCTATCCCGCCGCCTTCCGCCTTGCCGGCGCGGGACGCGCGGTCGTCATGGTCGATCCGTTCGGCAATCTCGGCGGCGATTGCCTGGCCGAAGGCTGCGTGCCCTCGAAGGCGGTGCGCGAGGCGGCGCTCGTGCGCACCTGGCCGGCGAAATACCCGCTATTCGGGTTGCGTGGTGAGACGCCAGAGGTCGATTGGCGTGGCGTGTTGGCGCACAAGGACCGTGTGCAGTCCCTCCGCTATGCCCAGCATCGTGAGGAGATCGCGGCCTCGACGCTTACGCTGCTCAAGGGCAGCGGCCGGATCGTCGATGACCACACCGTCGAGGTCACGACCGAGGGCGGCGACATTCTGCGCTATCACGCCCAGCACCTGATCATTGCGACCGGATCGCGTCCGCATCGGCTGCCGATCCCGGGCGCCGAACTCGCCGTGACTTCGCATGATATTTTCCGCCTCGGCGCCGATCTGCCGTTCCCGCGCCGGCTGGTTGCGATCGGCGGCGGCTATATCGGGCTCGAAACCGCCTCGATGCTGCAAAATCTCGGCGCTGAGGTGACGGTTTTGGAAGCGACCGAGGCGATTTTGCCAGGCGTCGATCCCGCTCTTGCGGGCTATCTGCACCGGGCACTGGCGCGGCGGTTGACCCTGGTCACCGGCGCCAAGGTGACGGCGATTGCGCAAGGCGCCAACGGCGGTCTTCAGGTTCGCTATGAGAGCGCGGGCGAGATGCGCGACTTGGCCGCGGATTGCGTGCTGATGGCGACCGGGCGCGAGCCGGTTGTGCCGGAGGGGATCGCGGCGCTCGGCCTGCCGGCGGGGCGGATCGGCGTTGATGATCGGCTGCGCACCGCGCTCGCGCATGTCTATGCGCCGGGTGACGTGAATGGGCGCAGCATGCTGTTTCACTCTGCCGTCTGCCAAAGCGTGATCGTTGCGGAGGCTATTTTGAGCGAGGGCCAGGCGCCGGCGCGGATGAATTTCGCGTCCGTCCCCTTCACCGTCTTTACCGAACCGGAAGTCGCCTGGGTGGGTGTGACGGAGGCGCAAGCGGCGCGGCAGGGGATCGCGGTGGTAACCTCGACCTACGATTTCCGCACCGATTCGCGGGCGCAAATTTTCGACGAGCGAGAGGGTTTTCTGACGCTCGTCTTCGCCAAGCGCACCGGCAGTCTCATCGGCGCCCAGGTCGCCGGGCTCGACGCGGCCCATGTCATCGCGCCGCTCGCGCTCGCCGTCCACACCGGCACGACCGCCTCGACCCTGAGCGTTATGGCCTTCCCGCACCCGATGGTCACAGAGGGTATCAACAAGGCGGCGCGGGCGGTGCGGCTCTGA